A window of Fusarium oxysporum Fo47 chromosome II, complete sequence genomic DNA:
TACACATACATTCATACATAAATGCGTGCATGCACCAGCATGGAACGCAAATAAAGGACTTGAATTAAATAGCTTGATGCATAGACCTGACACTGTCGAGATCGATGCCAGAAAAAAACCACGTAAGCTGATATCGTGAATTACCCAGATGCTGGCATACGAGTTGCATGTTGTGGACGTGCGATCATCTTGTGAGATGCTCGACTTGAGATGATGGATTTAACCACGTTGTAGTTACAGGAAATTCTGTCTTAACTGACAGTGTTGATGAGTTAGCaatcttaagataaataccGCGAAGAGACTTATATAGCTTGATTCACCAGGCTGGCCATGGGCAAAAATTACATCACATATAGACATGAACCGTTTTCAAGAGGGATGGAtctatttttttttctgtCCACGGCTATACTAAGATCAATTGTCTAGTAGGGAACTGGAGCCGATGAGAACAAAGTTGTTGTCATCCCCTCCGACAATCTCCCTTAATTTTGGTATTTTTACTTCCTTTCATTTCTTTGCTTCATTAAAACACGCGGCAGAttggcatcgtcatcatgTCGCGTCTGATTAGGTTTGGTTTTGCTTCCAGCCTCTTGAGCGCTCTACGCTTACTTGGAGGCATCGACCTTGGCAACGTGGGCCAGGAGGTCGAGGACACGGCGGGAGTAACCCCACTCGTTGTCGTACCAGGAGACcagcttgacgaagttgtCGTTGAGAGAGATACCGGCCTTGGCATCGAAGATGGAGGAGTTGGTGTTGCCGTTGAGATCGGAGGAGACAACATCGTCCTCAGTGTAGGCCAGAACGCCCTTGAGGTCACCCTCAGCGGCCTCCttgatgaccttcttgatctggtcGTAAGAAGCACCCTTCTCGAGGCGGACGGTAAGATCGACAACGGAAACGTTGGCGGTAGGGACACGCATGGACATGCCAGTGAGCTTGCCGTTGAGCTCAGGAATGACCTTGCCGACAGCCTTGGCGGCACCAGTGCTGGAGGGGATGATGTTCTGGGCAGCGCCACGGCCACCTCGCCAGTCCTTGGCGGAGGGACCATCGACGGTCTTCTGGGTAGCAGTGTAGGAGTGGACGGTGGTCATGAGGCCCTCAACGATACCAAActtgtcgttgatgaccTTGGCGAGGGGGGCCAGGCAGTTGGTGGTGCAAGAGgcgttggagatgatgtCGGCAGAGCCATCGTACTTGTTCTCGTTGACACCGACGACGTACATGGGAGCATCGGCAGAGGGGGCAGAGAtgatgaccttcttggcGCCACCAGCAAGATGGGCCTTTGCCTTCTCAGTGGTGGTGAAGACACCAGTAGACTCGACGACGTAGTCGGCGCCGGTCTCGGACCACTTGATGTTGGCGGGGTCGCGCTCAGAGTAGAACTTGACAGTCTTGCCGTTGACGACAAGGTCGTTGCCATCGTTGCCGACCTCAcccttgaagatgccgtggGAAGAGTCGTACTTGAGCATGTAGACCTGCGTAGGGGAGTTGAGGTTAGCTTGAGGCTCAAAACTGAAAGTGGTATTGTATGGGGCGTGGGGCAATGAGGGGTAGCTTGGTGGGACATGAAGCATTGCTCAAGTGAGCATTGCTCTCTGGTATCATGCCATGACACGAAGCTGGCGACAGCTCGCGGTGCCAATTACATGTCCCGGCACGAGGCGTATTACAGGCGATATTGTGCAGTGACTTGCAAGCTCCAGCCGAATCACGACGTGGGTTTAAAGGGTCGTGACAAAGGGACAAGGTCCCGAGCAGTGGATTGCAGGGTTGTTTGTAGTATCGAACGAGCTCGTTGGGGGTCTACTTACGGCGTAGTGAGGCTCAATGAAAGGATCGTTGACAGCAACAACCTCGATGTCGGGGTGCTCGACGGCGTTGCGGAAGACGATACGGCCGATACGACCGAAACCGTTGATGCCGACCTTGATGGGAGCCATTTTGATTATTGTAGAAGAAATGGTAGTTTCTGTTGAGGAAAGAGAGTCAGATGAGATATTCTTAGGATGAAGATAGATGAAGTAAGatggagagaagaaaaaagcaagagaagagcTGAGGTGAAGGTTGAGGTGAGGGGGTGGGGTAATTTATATCTGTATGACGGAGGTTGAGTGGAACGGAAGCTTTTTTTGCTGAGGAAGGTTGCCACAGGGAAAGAGCAAGTGAAAGTGGGTGTGGACTGGAATTGGAATTGGAACGTCGGTGCAAAGGAGGGGCAAGCAGATGAGACTagagagagggagagagagagagagagagagagagagagagagaagagacagagtACCTTAGAGCTCTGAATTACAGAGCTCAATGCCCCGGAAGGGGCTTCGTCTCTCTCCCTCCCGTCTGCCCCCTCTCTGTAGCAACACCAATGCCATGTCGTGCCATCCATGCCAATGCCAACCAATCCATCACCCATATCGATTGACGTGTCGTCGTATCGTCTTCTCATTATGTTGGATCGAATGTAGACATGATATGACATGACAATCTGTTTGCTGGTGGAGAGGcaaagaggagaagttgaggcaAAGTAatgcatcatcatcatgttATGACGCTGAtgggtggtggtgctggtggtgctgatgatgatggagatggaggggTAAATTGTTCACATACCAAGAGGTTTGTAGTGGAAGTTGTTgcgatgatgctgaggatgatgagaatgaaaggaaagagaagagaagggcAGCAGGAGTGGAAGTACAGGTACATATATGAATTCCTGACATTGGATTACCTTATTCACTCATACTCTACTCTCTCATCAGAATATGCTCTGCTCTACCATTAGCAACCCACTTTAGACCACCGACaccacatcatcatcccacGAACATACACCCCCTGTTGCCCGGGGGGGTACAGTAGTGAGTATGCGTAGTGTATCATAACAGCAGGGGCCAATGGAACATTCAATATCGGATGAGAGGGTGGGAgctcttttttttttttttttttttttttctcacTCTCACGAACGTTAGCTCAgtcaaggccatcatgaCCAATTCACAGCCTTGTTCCTGGGTATGACTCTTACTTCTTAGTTAAGGCATTACATCCTTACTCTGGACTTACAAATCCATATCCATAATACTATAGATAGTAACTCTGTCACCATCTTTACTTGACGTCCTACTGCTcgctcaacttcatcatgtctCAGACCCCACCACTGACGAGAGCTTCGTGGTGGGGTGATGCCCTGAAGAGCTACCTCCCTGCAATATGCCCCTCCCTCTCAAAACCATGTATCTTTTCTGCCCCTCCATGAGGTGCCACCTCTGTTGATTCCATCGCCCGTCCATCCTTGATATTTTTGTAGGTGCCGCCGAATAAGGCACCGCATTCTACCGTGCAACTCTCCGTGATAGATAGCAATTCGACAATTACATCGCTGCCTCCAAGAAATGCGTCACTTGTCGATCAGATGTTTTCACACAATCAATCCCATCTCTCTCCGGAGCCTCCGGTTATGGTGGACATGAACGcctcatcatcttgggcTACGATGAGATCTGTAAGTTTTACGCCGCAAAGTTACAATGCAATCCCTGGCTTGATCTTTGCCTTTGTTGCCTGATCTGTTTCTTATTTTCCCCCTAATTGCCGCCATATTATCCATTCTCACATTGCCAACCCATGATATGCGTCTATCTTGGTTTCGTCGTTAACggctgccgccgccgccgccaatGCACGTCCCTCGACATATTGAAAGCTCGGTTCGCCTTGTTCACCGATCACAAACGAGTCGTACGGTTTCGAGTCCTCGCTACAGTTAATTCTCGTATGAATCCAATCCTTTGCAAACGTGTGTTGTTTCTCGTCTTTCGATATGCTTCGGCCTCTATCTCCATGACAATGTTTTAATTTCCTATTTACGTATCCAATGCTTTGCCCACTTATACCGGAGTCACCTTAATTGAGCTAGAagcttcaccaccaagacGGTGACACTGAATGAGGCTTAGTACCTGATCTTCGCTCGTAGTCTAGCTGCGGGTTTTTACAGCTTGTATTGCGTCTTTTACGCAATGTGGCGGGGCTGCATGTTCTCGGTCTTTGAGTCGCGGGGGTTCTGTTCAGTCACAGTGTTGACTCGATATCAACATGTAAACATGATACAATGCAATTATAACAAGATGTTGGAGCCCATCATGTCAGTTGTTGTAGTTCAAGGATACTTTTACCAGCTCCAGACATGCCTGTCTCCAAAGTCTAAGCAATAGGGTAGCCAATATTGACCTTGCGCTGTTTCACGCTACCCTGTTGTCCCTCTCTTACGGTGAGGTAACAATTGTTGAGAGGTATCATGATGGAACAAAAACAGCTCAACTAAACTCACTCAATTCAGCCCAACTCAAACATGAACTCACCGAAAACAGGGCCTCTGTCGGCCCGTTGGTAGGCCACGAGCTTTCGCGGACCGACTGTATTCGCTTCTCCTTAATGTTGCTATGTTCTCTACTACATCACATCAGATCAGTCCATGCCATCTGTAATGTCAATTCCATCGCCAAAACAAAACCCGCTTATCTGACATCGGGCCTTTGTCGAGACCCCTGGGTGTGTCCAGCATCTATTTCCAATCACCAAAAATGGAGACCCTGAATCTGTCAGAGCCCTATCATATCGTGCCTACGATTCCATAAAACCACGGACCCTTATGGTCTCATATTCCTCAGTAGCTATCTTGAATCTCACCGAGATTCCTCACCTGAGATCGAACCTCTCCTGACCTGAGTCCACCTGGGCTGACCGAACCCCTGCCCTGCCTATTCCTATGGACAGCAGTAGCTTGCTCGATCACCTCCACCATGATCCCTGAGCGAATCCAGTGTCAATCtgacctggacctggactAGCTACATACAGCACACCCAAACATACATATACGCATTGCAATATCAGTTCATGATATCGATCCTTCTAGCATTACTCGAAACACCCAATACTGCTGATAATATCAATGCCGAGAGACCTTGATCGACATTatttcaaggtcaagcccACATAGACTCTCATCATGTTACGTACGAAAACTCGTCGTCGAATGGATTCCGAACCCTTACATTTCACTTACATACTGAGATGCAACTTCTGACATACATCATTCCCGAACAATCCCTGCTCCTCCGATCTAGCCCGTTCGTCTCCGGGAGTCAACCTCCTGCTCCCTCGGTGCTTGACCGTTCGGCTACGGCTGCGGCCCCGGCTTCCGCTCCACGTACCGGAGCATCACGGGATCACGGGCTTGGATCGGCTCAAGCCTCGCATGCCAGGGCACATGGTAGGTACCAACCTCGTCCGTCCCTCCGTATAACCCCATACAACCCCATCATTATCCCCAGACGTCCCCATTATCTTACTCCATATTCGCTGCCCCGGCTTTTCAGCCTCTTTTTCGAGATCCCACTCGCCCGGCCTCACCCGTTCCCGGCGCACTTCGGGATCCCCAGGAACGACTTGCCACATTATGCCCTATCATGTCCGTCTATCCTAGATCTTTCCAACCCTTTGATGGTCTTTTTGGCATCTAGTTTCCCTCTTTCGTCATCTTCCCGCGGCACCATCATGCACCATCATGATTCTCGACCATTGACCTTTATGAAACCAGTCAGCGGCCAAGCCTCGTCAGGCCCGCATGATCATCGCCCACTTCCTCCAAGTGGCCAGATAATGTGGCTATCTAACTCGATTTTCAATCTTGTCTTCAGATTCGGAGCCACAAAGCCGAAGCTATCTGTGCCATGCAGTCTTTCCCATGCAGGCTGTAAGTATTTGACGTGAAACGGGATCCACTCACCATCATGCCGTCGGGTTTGAAACGCCCACTTACAGCCCGTTTTGTTCTCTCTGACCTCTGTACACATATGACTAGTTGTGAGAGCATCCATACACAAGAACATGAGCCAGCGGATGTCCATCTCCGGAACACGAGAAAGACCGCTGCAGGTGCCCTTTTAAGCTGAAACTCGCTCGTTGCCAATCATTTTGCGATAGAGACCGGAGCCGAACCACACCAGATATCTGTTCAGCCCGCACTACCTTAATTTCGTTTCTCGACTGACATCCCATCCCGTTGTAATGCCTTCACTCAAAAGCATCGACATGTAAAGACCAGTCCCGgccctcctcaacctctcgGAACTCGACCGCGCCCTCTGGGAAGTACCCAGCATCTTTCCACGCCTTCATTGTGGCCCCGTCATATGGCCCTTGACTGTCGTTTCCGTCGCGTCCATCTACCCATCGGAACTTCCACATTGTTCCCGGCTTCACCGCCGCCTGCTCATCCTGGTTTGTCTGTGAAGCTTCTGGTTCCACCCAATCCTCTCCTGTCTCCTTACGATATTCTCGGACGAGGAGCTCTCTCTCTTGTTCGTAAATGTCCTCATGATCCCGGCTTAACAGCTTATCTGCAGCTTCTGTGATGGCATCGATTGatgccttgatcttcttttGCTCCGCATCCTCGATGTTCTCACCGCCATCAACTTCCATGCCTTCAGCACCcttgttcatcttcttgagcttccaTTTCGGGATCTTTTTAGGCTTTGATTGCTTTTTGCCGAGTCGGGCTAGAGCCTCGAGTGGCGTCTCAGCGCGCTCGAGATTGAGTATCAGAGTCTTGAGCAAATCTGATACGAGGACCTCGTCATCCTCTAGGCGCTGCTTTCGTGCCTCAGCCTCGCGCTTCTCATGCGCGGCGGCTGCCTttctcatctccttcttACTGAGACCTTCCAACCAGTTGTCGTGTACGGCGTCAGGGTCGCCACCTTTGCGAACGTAGTTGCCATCTTGGTCGAATTGACCCTCTTCCATTTCTTGCTTCAGGTTGAATGCTTCGACTTTGGGGGCGTTCTTCTTGAGACCTCCAGccccaacttcttcatcaatgCCCTCTTCTTGTATGGCTAGGTCTACATCTGCCTCGTCGTCGCTGCTTTCATCGTCGAGTCGGATGCCCCCCTTGTctctgctggtgttgtccACGCCATCGATTTGATCCGCATCTAGGAACCGAACTTTGTCCTTCTTGCGACCATTCTTATCGAAGTCTCCCTCCTCGGGGATCTCCTTTTCCCCATCAGCATCGTCCGCAGCAAAcatgtcgtcgtcatcatcatcaccggCCGCAGTACCCGGAGCTGCAGGGTCAGGATTGGTGGCGTCGTAATTATCGAGCTGCTCAAGAATGTCGACTTTGCCCCGCTTGCGGTTCTCGGCGCGTGCATTGAAGGTTTCGTTATCTGAATCACTATCATAACCATCTAGATTGACAGCTCCACGCTTCGTAGCTCCAGATACACCAATGACATCGGCATCGAGGATAGCATCTTCTTCGCGAGCGTCAGGCGCAAGCGTGGAGGGATTTCGTACGTCAAACTTGACTCTCTTAGAATCGCCGCCGTCTTCGTTATGATGGGTACGCGCAAAGTTCTCGCCGTCGCGCTTGGGGCGCGCTGCCGAATATCGTGACGCCATGGCCACTGCTGATTGATTTTTGAGTGCCAAGAATATGAATATTAGCGGGGTAGTAGTCAAAGTGATGATCGCTTGAATTGGACACGCAAAGTGAAATGATGAAGGAAACTTGATGGAGCTTATATGTATGTTTAAACTTCTGAGCATGGGTTCCAGAACTCGCTATTCTGGTTGGGGCAATCAGCTCCACTGAGCTGATGTTAGTTGACAGGTACCTGAACTTAGGTGGACATTCAGTGCCTTATCAAGTACCTGCCTTGAAACCTGGAAGTAATCGCCAGTACTTATAATAGCAATAACACGGCTTTGAAGTCAATATCATATGTGTTTAACTACTTGTCAGAGTTTTATTGAGTTTGGAATTAAATATTTTAGAAATACGTGCCTTATTAAGCTGAGAGGTACAAGATTACCTAGTAGGTACTAAGCGTCCTTGCCCGAGTCCCTGACAAACCAAACTGCGTCATCAAGAGCTGCCTTTTGTAGCCTCCACACGCCCACGTTACCTGTGGCTTTGGACCTTCAACGAACATTGATGGAGGCTGATCCCGTAAACATTTCAACCTCGCAACTGTGAATCACCGCCATTCTCCCTCCGACTACTTAAGACGCACGTTTCTTCTCAGAAGCGTAAGAAAACATAGCATATTTTCAGGGCAGCCGATCTACTCCCTGACCGCCTATATCTTCAAGTCCTGCACCTACGAGATCTCGAAATCGACTGCGTACCAACAAACCATTGTCGCCATGGTATGCCATCCTGCCTCGTCTTATAACTCGGTTGCTAAGAATTACACAGTATTCAGGCTTCGGCGGTGGGTTTGATCCCGCTAACCCCGACCACCTCTACAACATGGCCCGCCATGGGCGACGACCCATTGTGCAACGGTTCGACGAGTACTACCGATGCTATCCTCTAGTCATGGCCCCCGGAGCTGAACGACCAGAACTCAACTACGGTTCCAAGATAATTCTGCCACCATCCGCTCTCGACAAGGTGTCTAAGCTCCATGTACAGTGGCCTTTGCTCATGGAGTTGATCAACGGAGAGAAAGGCAGACACTCACATGCGGGTGTGCTGGAGTTTATTGCGGAGGAAGGCCGAGCATACATTCCTCAATGGGTATGGGGACACACTGTATTATTGAAAGGTCTTGTTACTAACACTCACTAGATGATGGAAACTCTTGGCATGGACGTTGGCGACATGATCCAGGTCCGTACCACATCATTGGAGCTGGCCAAGATGGTCAAGCTACAGCCTCAATCTGTCAACTTCCTTGAGATTAGCGATCCCAAGGCAGTGCTGGAGAAGGCTTTCCGCAATTTTGCCACCCTCACCAAGGGTGATGTCTTCAATTTCGCCTACAACGATGAAGTCTATG
This region includes:
- a CDS encoding uncharacterized protein (expressed protein), with protein sequence MMMMHYFASTSPLCLSTSKQIVMSYHVYIRSNIMRRRYDDTSIDMGDGLVGIGMDGTTWHWCCYREGADGRERDEAPSGALSSVIQSSKVLCLFSLSLSLSLSLSLSLVSSACPSFAPTFQFQFQSTPTFTCSFPVATFLSKKSFRSTQPPSYRYKLPHPLTSTFTSALLLLFSSLHLTSSIFILRISHLTLFPQQKLPFLLQ